In a single window of the Acidobacteriota bacterium genome:
- a CDS encoding heavy metal sensor histidine kinase, whose protein sequence is MLSIRAKLTLWYLGLAALVLAAFAVAIYLYFSRGLINTIDASLRNHAERFAYALGHPSANEEASQPGVLILAPQFLSVVNRDGKVTDQIPDSEGHEVPVIKPALERAATEWKPQFDEVSLSETEHVRIITWPARDEDGEEFFVVEGQSLRDVQRAQKQLILLLAIANPLALLLASLGGLWLASRALSPVDRLTRAAERIGRGNLSERVEEHRSQDEIGRLAATFNQMISRLEQTFERERRFTADASHELKTPLAVLRGDMEVALRRQRTPEEYQRVLESSLEEIARLTKLTEDLLTLARSDADQSVLEREHVELDQLAAEAREYIAPLAQSAGVSLSYEAPASAIVVEGDQKRLQQLLVNLLDNAIKYTPPGGSARLTLSREGSSAVIEVSDNGRGIPASALPHIFERFYRQTDPRDSRVTGFGLGLAISKWIADAHAGSIAVNSNEGQGSTFTVRLPLAQGQDS, encoded by the coding sequence GTGCTCTCAATTCGCGCAAAACTCACCCTCTGGTATCTAGGCCTCGCTGCTTTGGTGTTGGCGGCTTTCGCCGTCGCGATCTACCTTTACTTCTCGCGCGGGCTGATAAACACTATCGACGCGTCGCTGAGAAATCACGCCGAGCGCTTCGCCTACGCCCTCGGTCACCCTTCTGCAAATGAAGAAGCCAGCCAGCCCGGCGTGTTGATCCTCGCGCCACAGTTTCTCTCGGTGGTTAATAGAGACGGCAAAGTCACCGATCAAATACCCGACTCGGAGGGGCATGAGGTTCCAGTGATTAAGCCCGCGCTTGAACGCGCGGCGACGGAGTGGAAGCCCCAGTTCGACGAAGTCTCGCTCTCTGAAACCGAGCACGTCCGCATAATCACCTGGCCGGCTCGGGATGAAGATGGCGAAGAGTTCTTCGTTGTCGAGGGACAATCCCTCAGAGACGTTCAACGCGCGCAGAAGCAACTGATCCTTCTGCTGGCCATCGCGAACCCGCTCGCGCTTCTGCTCGCAAGCCTCGGCGGCCTGTGGCTCGCCAGCAGAGCTTTGAGTCCGGTTGATCGGCTGACCCGCGCAGCCGAGCGCATCGGCCGGGGAAACTTGAGCGAGCGCGTCGAGGAGCATCGGTCTCAAGACGAGATCGGCAGGCTGGCGGCAACCTTCAACCAGATGATCAGCCGGCTCGAGCAAACCTTCGAACGCGAACGCCGTTTCACCGCCGATGCCTCACACGAGCTCAAGACTCCGCTCGCCGTGCTTCGCGGGGACATGGAAGTAGCACTTCGCCGCCAGCGCACACCCGAAGAGTATCAGCGCGTTCTCGAGTCGAGCCTGGAAGAGATCGCGCGGCTCACCAAGCTTACCGAAGACCTGCTGACGCTTGCCCGCTCGGACGCGGACCAGTCGGTTCTCGAGCGTGAACATGTCGAACTCGATCAACTTGCTGCCGAGGCTCGCGAGTACATCGCGCCGCTGGCCCAGTCCGCCGGCGTCTCGCTGAGCTATGAAGCGCCAGCCTCGGCGATCGTGGTGGAAGGAGATCAGAAGCGGCTACAACAACTGCTGGTGAATCTTCTGGACAACGCGATCAAATACACGCCGCCGGGAGGGAGCGCGCGGCTCACGCTTTCGAGAGAGGGTTCTTCCGCGGTGATCGAAGTATCTGACAATGGCCGCGGCATTCCAGCATCAGCGCTGCCTCACATCTTCGAGCGGTTCTATCGCCAAACCGATCCCCGCGACTCACGAGTGACTGGATTCGGGTTGGGGCTAGCGATATCGAAATGGATCGCCGACGCGCACGCCGGCTCGATCGCGGTAAACAGCAATGAAGGCCAAGGCTCGACCTTCACCGTTCGCCTGCCGCTCGCGCAAGGTCAAGACAGTTAG